CTCTGTTTGAGGGCTTTCGGGTACGAATGGCTGTTCAAAGAGCTCTGTTTATGGGCTTTCGGGTACGAAAGGCAGTTCCAAGAGCTCTGTTTGAGGGCTTTCGGGTTCGGAACGCTACTTATGCATCCTGATGATGCTCTCGCTCACATCCTCGTAAAGCTTCTTCAGCTCGGGAGAAAGCTTGTCGAGCATGTCGAGGTGTTCTTGCATCACCGTAGTGTCGTTGCGCTTGGCGGGACCGGTCTGCAAGGCCTTCGGATGGTCCGTAAGAATATTGGCAGCCGTCTTTTTGATGAGCGGTTTGAGGATGTCGAGGCTCATACCGTTCTTCTCCAGTATCTCTTCCGATAAAGCATAGAAATGATTGGTGAAATTGCAGGCAAACACAGCCGCAATGTGCGTGATCTTGCGCTGCTCCGAACTCAAAACCTGTACATTATCACTGATGGAGCTCGCCAGTTCGAGCAGCATGCCTTCATTCCAATTGGAATTGCCCTCAATGCAGAATGGCACCTCCTTCATGTTCACCTCAAAGTTTCGATGCATGGTCTGCAAGGGGTAGAAAACCCCCAATCTATCCGAAGCATCGCCCAAAGCAGACATCGGCACACTGCCCGAAGTATGCACCACCACTTTTCCTGGGCAGAAGATCCTGCTGGCCACTTCGCTGATAGCATCATCCTTTACTGCAATGATGACGATGTCCGTTTCGTCCGGAATGGCCTTGAAATCAGTCGTGAATTTGCATCCAAGCTCAAAGCCCAACCGTTCCCCGCGTTTCTCATCGCGGTTAATGAGCAACAGCAGCCTGTTTCCAGACCGCTTCAGCGCCTTTCCCAAGTGGAAAGCCACATGACCAGCACCAATAAGGACTACATTCTTTGGTTCGAGAGGCATGGTGCTAAACTAAATAATCCTCGGCCTGTATCAATAAATTCTCCGCCTTACTTCGGCAGGCTCAGCACAGGCTGTTCCTCGGCACCTCCTTTATAAAGGAGGACGGAGATCGTACATCTTTCAAAGGTCGGGAAACCAAACGCGGGCATTCTAGTCTTCTACCAACGCTTATCACCGCACTGCACCCCATCCCCCTTTCAAAGGGGGTGGCATCATGAAGCTTTAGCGGAATGATGACCGGGGATTTTGGTTGAAAAGAAATCCTCCACCTTACTTCGGCAGGCTCAGCACTGGCTGTGCCTCGGCACCTCCTTTATAACGTAGGACGGAGATCGTGAAGGTTTCATGCCTCAGCAGGTAAGAACAATAGTATCGTATTCCAATAAGTTTCAAAAATGCTCTGCACCCCATCCCCCTTTCAAAGGGGGTGCCCGAAGGGCGGGGGATTATCCATGTGATTACAAACGATCTTTCTCTTCAAAAGCCTCCACCCACCTATCAATCTCCCAAACAACATTATCAAGATCAAACCTCGCCTGACTTTCGGTGAAACGGAGAAACGAGAGCCCCAATTCTTCCAAGATACGCTGCCTTTCCACGTCCTTTACCATGATCTCCTCAAAATGATGGCTTCCACCGTCAATCTCAATCACCAGATTCACGGGCTTGCAATAAAAATCAACGATGTAATTGCCCAGCGGCTTCTGACGGTTGAACGTATGTCCTCGAAGCTGCTTTTGTTTCAAGCGATTCCACAACAGGACCTCGCCTTTGGTAGAATGCATGCGCAACTGGCGCGAGAACTCTTTGAGGTTCCTATTGTAGGGGATGAATTTCACAGTTTGAAGATAATAATCCCCCGTCTCTATCAATAAATCCTCCGCCTGTATCAATAAATCCTCCGCCTCGTTCCTCGGCACCTCCTTTACAAAGGAGGACGGAGATTGTACATCTTTAAAAGGTCGGGAAACCAAACGCGGGCATTCTAGTCTTCTACCAACCCTTATCACCGCACTGCACCCCATCCCCCTTCTAAAGGGGGTGGCATCATGAAGCTTTAGCGGAATGATGACGGGGGATTTTGGTTGAAAAGAAATCCTCCGCCTGTATCAATAAATCCTCCGCCTCGTTCCTCGGCACCTCCTTTACAAAGGAGGACGGAGATCGTGCGAATTTGCCAGACTTCCTAAACCGTAGATCTTAAGATTTTCCAATAAACTTGACTAAAGCACTGACGCCCATCCCCCTTTCAAACGGGGTGCCCGAAAAGCGGGGGATTACTTCACCAAAACATTTAACTTGCCTCCACAACCTTAACACTAAAAACCATGAAACACCTCAAAACAACCCTTCTGACCTTTGCCCTGCTTTTTTCTGTGAACACCTTGATGGCGCAGGAGAAATATGATTATGCCGTGGTGAACTATGATGCTTCTTCACAATCAATTTTTGTTTCAATCAATGGTGAATCATTCGAGCAGATTAAGGTCTCAAAGGATGAAACAAAAGAAAAGTTCCTAGACCTAAGCCCCGTTTTAAGACAGCTTAATAAGATGAATGATGAAGGCTGGGAGGTGTACAGTACACAGGTTCCAGCGAATACCGCATGGCACATGTATCAACTAAAAAGAAAAGAACAATAATCAGCTCTTCAACCTCCTCCGTATCGCCATTACCGTTCCGATGATCATCACCAAGCAACCAGCCCAAAGGATGTTGATCCACGGGAAGATCATGGCTTTCATTACGATGAATTCCCTGTAAGCATCGGGCTTTTCGTAGAGCGCGATTTCGGCTTTACCTTCTTCTGGCAGCACCTTATTCAGCACCAATCGAAATCCTAGGTCCTCCATCTCAGCTGGAATCGGAATGGCCATTCTGTCGCGGATCACGTACACAGGCGTAAGCTGCGTTTTCTTTCCAGATATGTCCAGCGCAGTAAGGTCGGCTGCCACAGCAATATCGCCTTCCTGTAGGTCATACTTCGTTCTGTCCACTTGCAGATTGAAGCCATTGAAAATGATGAGTGCCTGCCCAGCAAAAAGCGTATCGCCAGGTGCCAATTGCTTGGTGCTGGTGTTCTTGTATTCCTCCGGTTCTTTCTTCGCCTCATCTGTCTCTACCTCCGCATAGGTCACAAAACTGTAAATGTCTTTGTACAAGAAATGCTTGGTATCTGGCTCCGCGATGTTGCCCATACGTGGGTTGGTCTGCACACGTGGATGCAACGAGAACTCCAGATTATAACCGCTTTCGGTCTTTGTCAGATAATCCACCTGATAGAACACATTCACGGCTTCCTTCTCCTTTCCAACATAGGTCACGAAATAATCGGCCATGCGCAGCGTATCGCCTTTCATCATCAGGATGTTTTCGCGGTTGCTGAAATCGCCTTTCTGGCCCAGACTCTCCACATCCGTTCCAGAAGTGTTCATGGAGATGATCTGCGTTTTTGAGGTACTGAGGAATGCTCCGAGCAAGATCATCCCAAAACCGATGTGCGCCACCGAAGCACCTGCCACCTTCATCTTTCCTTTCAACACACTCACCCAATAATTGAGATTGGCCGTAATGAGGAATAGCGTGGTGAACAACATCAGAATGTACATCACATTCGTGTAGTGCATCAGATAGCCGATGATGGCCGTGAGCACAACCGAAGCGCCAATTGGCACCAGCAGTGCGCGAGAAAACTGTTGTGGGTCGGTCTTTTTATACTTGAAATACTGCGTAACGGCAATCAGAATGGACAACATAATCGCCAAAGGAATCTGGAAACTGTTGTAGTGTGCAATCGGGTCGAGCGGTGGCGCAAGATTGGTTCCAAGCAATTTATTCCACACTGGAATGGAAGTGGTGAACATGATCTGGAACGAAGAAATGACCAATACCAGCGCCCCAATGAACATCCAGAACTCACGCGAGTAAAGACTGTCCTCATCTTTCGATTTCGGGATTTCCTTCCAGCGTACGATGAGCAGAATGATAGCAATGAAAAGGAATGCCAAGAGGTAAACCAACAGCTGACCAGACATTCCCAAATCGGTGAAAGCATGAACCGAAGTGTCTCCCAAAATTCCGCTTCGCGTGAGGAAGGTGGAATAGAGAATGAGGATGAACGTTGAAACTGTAAGAACAAACGTCATAATGAGCGATTGCCCACGGTTCTTCTGAATAACCATCACGTGAGCCGCTCCAACAAGTGTTATCCACGGCACAAGACTCGAATTCTCCACCGGATCCCACGCCCAGAAACCTCCGAAACTCAAGGCTTCGTAGGCCCAAGCACCACCCATCAGAATTCCCGTTCCGAGTATCATTACTCCGAAGAAGGTCCATGGCAATGCAGGCTTCATCCATTCGGTGTATTTCTTCTTCCAAAGCCCTGCTATCGCGAAAGCAAAAGGAACAAGCGTAGAGGCAAAACCAAGGAAAAGTGTTGGTGGATGAATGGTCATCCAATAGTTCTGAAGTAGTGGATTCAATCCTCGCCCGTCCAATCTTTCTAAATACGCTGCATTCTGCAAGAACGGCAGATTGGCAAAATCAGGATGATCGCGCAGCAACAGAAACGGGCTGCTACCAATGCGGATAATGTCATTTAGGTTGATGCCAAGTACCATCGAAACCAAGAACATTTGCACCAATGCGAAAACAGCCATCACGGGCGCTTCCCATTTTTTGGCGGTCAGCAAAAGGATGGCACCAAGCACAGCATGCCAGAATAGCCAAAGCAGGAAGCTTCCCTCCTGTCCTTCCCAAAAACTGGACATGATGTAGCGCATCGGCATCTCCGAATTGGAGTGTTGCCAGATATAATGGTATTCGAACATGCCGTTGTAGAGCATGTAAAGCAGCGTACCGATGATGCCGAAAACCGAAAAGATATGAAGGCTGAAAGCGCTGCGTGAAAGGAGTTTCCAATCGCTGAAAGCATGGTCATTTTTGGCCGCAAACGCATAAGCAATGGCTGCAACCATGGCCGACACGAATGCCAAAACTGTACACAATTGACCGAGTTGACCGGCCCAAAGATGTTCTCCGATGTAGTTTATGTCCATTAAGTATTGGCGCTTTCTGCGGTGAATTCCTGCATTTCGCCCGGTTGTCCTTCGTTGTATTTAGAAGGGCACTTCATCAGAATCTTAGAAGCCTCGAATGCGTCATTCTCATATTTCCCAACAAGAACGATCGACTCTGAACGTTCAAAATCCTGTGGCTTTGAGCCTGCAAAATGCACCAATTGCTCGTCACCGTTATTGTCAATCATTCGGAAAGCGAACAGATTGGCATCGACTTCCGGATCGTAGGTCATTTCAGCTTCCTTGTTCAGTTTACCAACCACATGGTATTCCTTTCCTGGATTTTCAATTGCTTCTTTGAAGTTGGAATACGTGCTGCTGTCAGCAACCGTGGTCATGATGGCACCGATAGCAATTGCTATTACAATAATTGCGAGAATGTGTGTCTTTTTCATTGACTACGAATTTGAGTTTAACCGCAAAGACGCTGAGCTTTCGCTAAGGGCGCAAAGACAAAAGTCAATGTGTTTCTGTGGCTTTAACATTTTTCGAATTTGATTTTTTCGTGCTTCGAATTTTACT
The DNA window shown above is from Flavobacteriales bacterium and carries:
- the ccsA gene encoding cytochrome c biogenesis protein CcsA → MDINYIGEHLWAGQLGQLCTVLAFVSAMVAAIAYAFAAKNDHAFSDWKLLSRSAFSLHIFSVFGIIGTLLYMLYNGMFEYHYIWQHSNSEMPMRYIMSSFWEGQEGSFLLWLFWHAVLGAILLLTAKKWEAPVMAVFALVQMFLVSMVLGINLNDIIRIGSSPFLLLRDHPDFANLPFLQNAAYLERLDGRGLNPLLQNYWMTIHPPTLFLGFASTLVPFAFAIAGLWKKKYTEWMKPALPWTFFGVMILGTGILMGGAWAYEALSFGGFWAWDPVENSSLVPWITLVGAAHVMVIQKNRGQSLIMTFVLTVSTFILILYSTFLTRSGILGDTSVHAFTDLGMSGQLLVYLLAFLFIAIILLIVRWKEIPKSKDEDSLYSREFWMFIGALVLVISSFQIMFTTSIPVWNKLLGTNLAPPLDPIAHYNSFQIPLAIMLSILIAVTQYFKYKKTDPQQFSRALLVPIGASVVLTAIIGYLMHYTNVMYILMLFTTLFLITANLNYWVSVLKGKMKVAGASVAHIGFGMILLGAFLSTSKTQIISMNTSGTDVESLGQKGDFSNRENILMMKGDTLRMADYFVTYVGKEKEAVNVFYQVDYLTKTESGYNLEFSLHPRVQTNPRMGNIAEPDTKHFLYKDIYSFVTYAEVETDEAKKEPEEYKNTSTKQLAPGDTLFAGQALIIFNGFNLQVDRTKYDLQEGDIAVAADLTALDISGKKTQLTPVYVIRDRMAIPIPAEMEDLGFRLVLNKVLPEEGKAEIALYEKPDAYREFIVMKAMIFPWINILWAGCLVMIIGTVMAIRRRLKS
- a CDS encoding cytochrome c maturation protein CcmE; its protein translation is MKKTHILAIIVIAIAIGAIMTTVADSSTYSNFKEAIENPGKEYHVVGKLNKEAEMTYDPEVDANLFAFRMIDNNGDEQLVHFAGSKPQDFERSESIVLVGKYENDAFEASKILMKCPSKYNEGQPGEMQEFTAESANT
- a CDS encoding DUF2520 domain-containing protein, with the protein product MPLEPKNVVLIGAGHVAFHLGKALKRSGNRLLLLINRDEKRGERLGFELGCKFTTDFKAIPDETDIVIIAVKDDAISEVASRIFCPGKVVVHTSGSVPMSALGDASDRLGVFYPLQTMHRNFEVNMKEVPFCIEGNSNWNEGMLLELASSISDNVQVLSSEQRKITHIAAVFACNFTNHFYALSEEILEKNGMSLDILKPLIKKTAANILTDHPKALQTGPAKRNDTTVMQEHLDMLDKLSPELKKLYEDVSESIIRMHK
- a CDS encoding endonuclease domain-containing protein, whose translation is MKFIPYNRNLKEFSRQLRMHSTKGEVLLWNRLKQKQLRGHTFNRQKPLGNYIVDFYCKPVNLVIEIDGGSHHFEEIMVKDVERQRILEELGLSFLRFTESQARFDLDNVVWEIDRWVEAFEEKDRL